A region from the Triticum urartu cultivar G1812 chromosome 1, Tu2.1, whole genome shotgun sequence genome encodes:
- the LOC125541236 gene encoding cytochrome P450 72A15-like produces the protein MSRSVMESFLPWEVLCAVVAAAMAWCAVRALEWAWWRPRRLDRALRSQGLRGTAYRPVAGDSPLMQRLNREARSRAMPLGCHDVVPRAMPLFHRAMQEHGKMSITWFGPVPRVTITKPELVREVLSNKFGHFEKLKFGRLQRMLHNGVGSHEGEKWARHRRIINPAFHLEKLKRMLPAFAACCTELVQRWEGLALAAGDAPCEVDVWPDMQSLTGDVISRAAFGSSYLEGRRVFQLQGEQLELVLLAMSKMHIPGYFFLPTRANRRMKQIAAEIERVLKGIVAKRENAMRAGEATSDDLLGLLLESNMAAHCRDDSKGAGMGITTDDVIGECKLFYFAGAETTSVLLTWTLILLCMHPEWQDRAREEVLQAFGAAGTPDYDGLSRLRVATMVLHEVLRLYTPVTAIHRETYKPMELGGVRYPAGVVLMLPLLCVHHDKEVWGVDADEFRPERFAEGISKASVDAPAFFPFGWGPRVCIGQNFALLEAKMGLAVILRRFSLQLSPSYTHAPFPAGLLQPQHGAQLRLKTLIQ, from the exons ATGTCCAGGAGCGTCATGGAATCGTTTCTTCCATGGGAGGTGCTGTGCGCGGTGGTGGCCGCGGCCATGGCGTGGTGCGCCGTGCGGGCGCTGGAGTGGGCGTGGTGGAGGCCCCGGCGGCTGGACCGGGCACTGCGGTCGCAGGGCCTCCGCGGCACGGCGTACCGCCCCGTGGCCGGCGACTCGCCGCTGATGCAGCGGCTGAACAGGGAGGCCAGGTCCCGGGCCATGCCGCTGGGCTGCCACGACGTGGTGCCGCGGGCGATGCCGCTCTTCCACCGGGCCATGCAGGAGCACG GTAAGATGTCAATCACTTGGTTTGGACCAGTACCTAGAGTGACCATTACCAAGCCTGAACTGGTGCGAGAAGTTTTGTCCAACAAGTTCGGCCACTTTGAGAAGCTCAAGTTTGGCCGGCTCCAGAGGATGTTGCACAACGGCGTGGGTAGCCACGAGGGCGAGAAATGGGCCAGGCACAGGAGGATCATCAACCCTGCCTTCCATCTGGAGAAGCTCAAG CGGATGTTGCCGGCCTTCGCAGCATGTTGCACGGAGCTGGTGCAGAGATGGGAGGGTCTAGCCCTAGCCGCGGGCGACGCGCCGTGCGAGGTGGATGTTTGGCCTGACATGCAGAGCCTGACAGGGGATGTCATCTCTCGCGCCGCATTTGGCAGCAGCTACCTGGAGGGCCGGAGGGTCTTCCAGCTTCAGGGGGAGCAGCTTGAGCTCGTCCTGCTCGCCATGAGCAAGATGCACATCCCTGGTTATTTCTTCTTGCCAACAAGAGCCAACCGAAGGATGAAGCAGATCGCCGCCGAGATCGAGAGGGTCCTCAAGGGCATCGTCGCCAAGAGAGAGAACGCCATGAGAGCCGGCGAGGCCACGAGCGACGACCTTCTCGGGCTGCTGCTGGAGTCTAACATGGCGGCGCACTGCAGGGATGATTCGAAGGGCGCCGGCATGGGCATCACGACCGACGACGTGATCGGGGAGTGCAAGCTGTTCTACTTCGCCGGCGCGGAGACCACGTCGGTGCTGCTCACGTGGACGCTGATCCTGCTCTGCATGCACCCGGAGTGGCAGGACCGGGCCAGGGAGGAGGTCCTGCAAGCCTTCGGCGCCGCCGGCACGCCGGATTACGACGGGCTGAGCCGCCTGAGGGTGGCGACCATGGTGCTGCACGAGGTGCTGCGGCTGTACACGCCGGTGACGGCCATCCACCGCGAGACGTACAAGCCCATGGAGCTCGGCGGCGTGAGGTACCCGGCGGGCGTGGTGCTCATGCTGCCGCTGCTCTGCGTCCACCACGACAAGGAGGTGTGGGGCGTCGACGCCGACGAGTTCAGGCCGGAGAGGTTCGCCGAGGGGATCTCCAAGGCGTCCGTCGACGCGCCGGCGTTCTTCCCCTTTGGGTGGGGCCCGCGGGTGTGCATCGGGCAGAACTTCGCGCTGCTCGAGGCCAAGATGGGGCTCGccgtcatcctgcgccgcttctcCTTGCAGCTCTCGCCGTCGTACACGCACGCGCCGTTCCCCGCCGGCCTGCTGCAGCCGCAGCACGGCGCGCAACTCAGGCTCAAGACCCTAATTCAGTGA
- the LOC125541246 gene encoding putative phospholipid-transporting ATPase 9: MASSGGGRGGDTDNDGRRGRRRRRKVLLSKLYTFAACARRPSAVDDEGSRIGGPGFSRVVHANDPAAAADAAAAGGYRSNYVSTTKYSAVTFIPKSLFEQFRRVANIYFLVVACLSYTPIAPFRGATAVGPLVLVLLVTMVKEAIEDWRRKQQDIEVNNRKTKVFQDGAFRRTKWTKLRVGDVVKVEKDEFFPADLVLLSSSYDDAICYVETMNLDGETNLKLKQSLELTSHLQDDASFSGFGAVIRCEDPNANLYSFVGNIEVEEQQQQYPLSPQQLLLRDSKLRNTEYVYGVVVFTGHDTKVMQNATSAPSKRSKIEKKMDGAIYVLMSILVLISVIGSVVFGLATKHDLVDGRMKRWYLRPDNPDNIYDPNNPAVSAALHFFTAMILYGYFIPISLYVSIELVKLLQALFINSDIHMYHEESDTPAHARTSNLNEELGQVYTILTDKTGTLTCNSMEFIKCSIAGTAYGRGITEVERAMAKRNGSPVISDFEIGVEDFHSEGRSAIKGFNFRDERVMDGNWVHQAHSGVIEMFFRLLAICHTCIPEVDEVTGKISYEAESPDEAAFVVAAHELGFTFYQRTQAGVYLHELDPSSGEQVDRFYKVLHVLEFSSARRRMSVIVKDEEGKTFIFSKGADSIMYERLSTSESTYAEATQKHINDYADAGLRTLVLAYRQLEEIEYAKFERKFTAAKNSVSADRDELIDEAADLIERDLILLGATAVEDKLQKGVPDCIDKLAKAGIKIWVLTGDKMETAINIGYACSLLRQGMKQITITLDTPDIIALEKGGDKGAINKASKVSVVQQISEGKKLINASGNESFALIIDGKSLTYALKDDAKAAFLDLAIACGSVICCRSSPKQKALVTRLVKTGTGKVTLAIGDGANDVGMIQEADIGVGISGAEGMQAVMASDVSIAQFRFLERLLLVHGHWCYSRISSMVCYFLYKNITFGVTLFLYESFSTFSGQTLYNDWSMSLYNVLFTSLPVIAMGVFDQDVSARFCLKYPMLYQEGPQNLLFRWSRLLGWMLHGVGSAVIIFFLTIASLKHQAFRKDGEVIDLSILGATAYTCVVWAVNMQMAITVNYFTLIQHICIWSGIFLWYLFLIIYGAITPSFSTTFFMVFSEALGGAPAYWVVTLLVAVAALIPYFTLAVVKTWFFPDYHNKIQWLQHTAKHEDPEEELGVVLRQFSVRSTGVGVSARRDAKLVRTNSKAFHLDSSSQSQATVELT; this comes from the exons ATGGCCTCCTCCGGGGGCGGCCGCGGCGGCGACACGGACAACGACGGGCGCCGGggccgccggcggcggcgcaAGGTGCTGCTCAGCAAGCTCTACACCTTCGCGGCCTGCGCGCGCCGGCCCAGCGCCGTGGACGACGAGGGGTCCCGGATCGGCGGGCCGGGATTCTCGCGGGTGGTCCACGCCAACGACCCCGCGGCGGCGGCCGACGCGGCCGCCGCCGGCGGGTACCGGTCCAACTACGTCTCCACCACAAAGTACAGCGCGGTGACCTTCATCCCCAAGTCGCTGTTCGAGCAGTTCCGGCGGGTGGCCAACATCTACTTCCTCGTCGTCGCCTGCCTCTCCTACACCCCCATCGCCCCCTTCCGGGGCGCCACCGCCGTCGGGCCgctcgtcctcgtcctcctcgtcaCCATGGTCAAGGAGGCCATCGAGGACTGGCGCCGCAAGCAGCAG GACATTGAGGTGAACAATAGGAAGACAAAGGTGTTCCAGGACGGCGCGTTCCGGCGCACCAAATGGACCAAGCTCCGCGTCGGCGACGTCGTCAAGGTCGAGAAGGACGAGTTCTTCCCCGCCGACCTCGTCCTCCTCTCCTCCAGCTACGACGACGCCATCTGCTACGTCGAGACCATGAACCTCGACGGCGAGACCAACCTCAAGCTCAAGCAGTCCCTCGAGCTCACCTCACATTTGCAGGATGATGCGAGTTTCAGTGGTTTTGGGGCTGTCATAAGGTGTGAAGACCCGAATGCAAACCTGTATTCGTTTGTTGGGAACATAGAGGTggaagagcagcagcagcagtaccCTCTGTCGCCCCAGCAGCTCCTGCTCAGGGACTCCAAGCTTCGGAACACCGAGTACGTGTACGGCGTGGTGGTTTTCACTGGCCATGACACAAAGGTGATGCAGAATGCCACCAGCGCCCCCTCCAAGAGGAGCAAGATTGAGAAGAAGATGGATGGGGCCATTTACGTCCTCATGTCCATCCTCGTCCTCATTTCGGTCATCGGCTCGGTCGTCTTCGGCCTTGCGACCAAGCATGATCTGGTGGATGGCAGGATGAAGAGGTGGTACCTCAGGCCGGATAACCCCGACAACATCTACGATCCCAACAACCCGGCCGTGTCGGCGGCGCTGCATTTCTTCACGGCCATGATCCTTTACGGCTACTTCATCCCCATCTCCCTCTACGTCTCCATCGAGCTCGTCAAGCTGCTGCAGGCTCTCTTCATCAACAGTGACATCCATATGTATCATGAGGAGAGCGACACGCCGGCTCATGCCAGGACCTCCAACTTGAACGAGGAGCTGGGCCAGGTCTACACCATTCTCACCGATAAGACCGGGACTCTGACTTGCAACTCCATGGAGTTCATCAAATGTTCCATCGCGGGCACGGCGTATGGACGTGGAATCACCGAGGTCGAGAGAGCTATGGCAAAGAGAAACGGTTCCCCCGTGATCTCTGATTTTGAGATTGGCGTCGAAGACTTCCACTCTGAGGGCAGATCTGCGATCAAAGGATTTAACTTCAGAGATGAGCGTGTCATGGATGGTAACTGGGTTCACCAAGCCCACTCCGGTGTGATCGAGATGTTCTTCCGGTTGCTGGCCATCTGCCACACATGCATACCGGAGGTCGACGAAGTAACAGGGAAGATTTCGTACGAAGCAGAGTCTCCCGATGAGGCGGCCTTTGTTGTCGCGGCACATGAACTTGGTTTCACTTTCTACCAAAGGACGCAGGCAGGTGTTTATCTGCATGAGTTGGATCCCTCGTCTGGAGAGCAAGTTGACAG ATTTTATAAGGTCTTGCATGTCCTTGAGTTCAGCAGTGCTCGGAGGCGGATGTCGGTGATAGTCAAGGACGAGGAGGGGAAAACATTTATCTTCAGTAAAGGTGCCGACAG CATAATGTACGAGAGGCTATCAACCTCTGAGAGTACGTATGCTGAAGCGACGCAGAAGCACATAAATGATTACGCGGATGCTGGCCTCAGAACACTAGTTCTTGCATACCGTCAGCTCGAGGAGATCGAGTACGCAAAATTCGAAAGGAAGTTCACTGCAGCTAAGAATTCTGTCAGCGCTGATCGGGATGAGCTGATTGACGAGGCTGCAGATTTGATAGAGAGGGATTTGATTCTTCTTGGTGCTACCGCCGTTGAGGACAAGCTACAAAAGGGG GTACCTGACTGCATCGACAAACTTGCTAAGGCTGGCATCAAGATATGGGTGCTGACGGGCGACAAGATGGAGACCGCCATCAACATCGG ATATGCGTGCAGTCTACTCAGACAAGGGATGAAACAAATAACCATCACACTGGATACACCAGATATCATTGCCTTGGAGAAAGGTGGTGACAAAGGAGCCATTAATAAG GCATCGAAGGTTAGTGTGGTGCAGCAAATCAGTGAAGGAAAGAAACTCATAAATGCATCTGGCAATGAATCTTTTGCTTTGATCATTGATGGGAAGTCACTTACATATGCGCTCAAAGACGATGCCAAGGCCGCGTTCCTTGATCTCGCAATTGCCTGTGGGTCAGTCATTTGCTGCCGTTCTTCCCCAAAGCAGAAGGCTCTT GTCACGAGGCTGGTCAAAACCGGCACCGGTAAAGTTACGTTGGCAATTGGCGATGGTGCGAACGATGTAGGCATGATTCAGGAGGCGGATATCGGGGTAGGGATCAGCGGTGCCGAAGGGATGCAGGCTGTCATGGCGAGCGATGTTTCCATTGCGCAGTTCCGCTTCCTTGAGCGCCTGCTGCTTGTCCATGGGCATTGGTGTTATAGCAGGATCTCATCAATG GTATGCTACTTCTTGTATAAGAACATCACATTCGGTGTGACCCTGTTCCTGTACGAGTCCTTTTCGACATTCTCCGGCCAGACTTTGTACAACGACTGGTCCATGTCTCTCTACAATGTCCTTTTCACGTCACTGCCTGTGATCGCCATGGGCGTGTTCGACCAAGATGTTTCCGCCCGGTTCTGTCTCAAG TACCCGATGCTCTACCAGGAGGGCCCTCAGAACCTGCTCTTCCGGTGGTCAAGGCTCCTAGGCTGGATGCTGCACGGTGTCGGCAGCGCCGTGATCATCTTCTTCCTCACCATCGCGTCGCTCAAGCATCAAGCGTTCCGCAAAGACGGCGAGGTCATAGACCTCTCAATCCTCGGCGCGACCGCCTACACGTGCGTTGTCTGGGCTGTCAACATGCAGATGGCGATCACGGTGAACTACTTCACCCTCATCCAGCACATCTGCATCTGGAGCGGCATCTTCCTATG GTACCTGTTCCTCATAATCTACGGCGCCATCACGCCGTCCTTCTCGACCACATTCTTCATGGTGTTCTCGGAGGCGCTGGGGGGCGCGCCGGCCTACTGGGTGGTGACCCTGCTGGTGGCCGTGGCGGCACTCATCCCCTACTTCACCCTCGCTGTGGTCAAGACGTGGTTCTTCCCGGACTACCACAACAAGATCCAGTGGCTGCAGCACACGGCCAAGCACGAGGACCCCGAGGAGGAGCTGGGCGTCGTCCTGCGCCAGTTCTCGGTGAGGTCCACCGGGGTGGGCGTGTCGGCGCGCCGCGACGCCAAGCTCGTCCGCACCAACAGCAAGGCCTTCCACTTGGACTCATCATCACAATCACAAGCCACCGTTGAGCTGACTtag